One segment of Castanea sativa cultivar Marrone di Chiusa Pesio chromosome 3, ASM4071231v1 DNA contains the following:
- the LOC142628099 gene encoding protein TIFY 6B-like isoform X3 produces MERDFMGLSSKEPLAVVKEEINNDGCQDSGAQWQFLNKVSAISHLMSFKVSQEDKNQKISPDSHRSSGFMSISTTDAFDASQKRSMAEIQMFSVGNPFFKNHFATTGQNLAGVNVKQQLPGGIPATAPHLVVPTAANITGITEPWNGFKASGSPAQLTIFYGGTVHVYDDITPEKAQAIMLLAGNGSIASNTAHPKAQVQAPSSKLAAADGVTVNQPINTHPCSGLSSPLSVSSHTGAQSGSGSTGNDEVMATKTTGAPTTPVSKAVPLQMPKMVVSFPSVAPVPQARKASLARFLEKRKERVMNLGPYNLNKKSPECTAQESNGANFCASPAGAGPLLECKEGIQGV; encoded by the exons ATGGAGAGAGATTTTATGGGTTTGAGTTCAAAAGAACCGTTGGCTGTGGTGAAGGAAGAGATTAACAATGATGGCTGCCAAGACTCTG GAGCACAGTGGCAGTTCTTAAACAAGGTTTCTGCCATTTCTCATTTGATGTCTTTCAAGGTTTCTCAAGAAGACAAGAATCAAAAGATTTCTCCTGACTCTCACAGGTCATCTGGATTTATGTCTATCTCAACTACAGATGCTTTTGATGCTAGTCAGAAACGGTCTATGGCTGAAATCCAG ATGTTTTCTGTTGGAAACCCCTTCTTCAAGAATCATTTTGCTACTACTGGGCAGAATTTGGCTGGTGTCAATGTGAAGCAACAGTTACCTGGAGGGATTCCGGCTACGGCTCCACATTTAGTTGTTCCCACTGCTGCTAACATTACTGGGATAACTGAACCAtg GAATGGTTTCAAGGCCTCTGGGTCTCCTGCTCAATTGACCATCTTTTATGGAGGTACTGTGCATGTCTATGATGACATAACCCCTGAGAag GCTCAGGCTATAATGTTGTTGGCTGGGAATGGATCTATTGCTTCTAATACAGCACATCCAAAAGCTCAAGTTCAAGCACCTAGCTCAAAATTGGCAGCTGCTGATGGTGTTACTGTGAATCAGCCCATAAACACCCACCCTTGCTCTGGTCTTTCGAGTCCCTTGTCGGTTTCTTCACATACTGGTGCCCAGTCAGGAAGTGGATCCACTGGCAATGATGAGGTGATGGCTACTAAAACCACTGGAGCTCCAACAACTCCTGTTAGCAAAGCGGTGCCTCTGCAAATGCCTAAAATGGTGGTTTCGTTTCCATCAG TTGCACCTGTTCCACAAGCACGAAAGGCATCCTTGGCTCGATTTTTGGAGAAGCGCAAGGAAAG GGTAATGAATTTAGGGCCATATAACCTCAACAAGAAATCTCCTGAATGCACTGCCCAAGAATCCAATGGTGCAAATTTCTGTGCCAGTCCTGCAGGTGCTGGTCCTCTCTTGGAATGCAAGGAGGGTATCCAAGGTGTATGA
- the LOC142628099 gene encoding protein TIFY 6B-like isoform X2: MERDFMGLSSKEPLAVVKEEINNDGCQDSGAQWQFLNKVSAISHLMSFKVSQEDKNQKISPDSHRSSGFMSISTTDAFDASQKRSMAEIQSFNHNRQGANHFSLTSYPVQHDLKMFSVGNPFFKNHFATTGQNLAGVNVKQQLPGGIPATAPHLVVPTAANITGITEPWNGFKASGSPAQLTIFYGGTVHVYDDITPEKAQAIMLLAGNGSIASNTAHPKAQVQAPSSKLAAADGVTVNQPINTHPCSGLSSPLSVSSHTGAQSGSGSTGNDEVMATKTTGAPTTPVSKAVPLQMPKMVVSFPSVAPVPQARKASLARFLEKRKERVMNLGPYNLNKKSPECTAQESNGANFCASPAGAGPLLECKEGIQGV, encoded by the exons ATGGAGAGAGATTTTATGGGTTTGAGTTCAAAAGAACCGTTGGCTGTGGTGAAGGAAGAGATTAACAATGATGGCTGCCAAGACTCTG GAGCACAGTGGCAGTTCTTAAACAAGGTTTCTGCCATTTCTCATTTGATGTCTTTCAAGGTTTCTCAAGAAGACAAGAATCAAAAGATTTCTCCTGACTCTCACAGGTCATCTGGATTTATGTCTATCTCAACTACAGATGCTTTTGATGCTAGTCAGAAACGGTCTATGGCTGAAATCCAG TCCTTCAATCACAATAGGCAAGGTGCGAATCATTTTTCCCTGACATCTTATCCTGTGCAACATGATTTGAAGATGTTTTCTGTTGGAAACCCCTTCTTCAAGAATCATTTTGCTACTACTGGGCAGAATTTGGCTGGTGTCAATGTGAAGCAACAGTTACCTGGAGGGATTCCGGCTACGGCTCCACATTTAGTTGTTCCCACTGCTGCTAACATTACTGGGATAACTGAACCAtg GAATGGTTTCAAGGCCTCTGGGTCTCCTGCTCAATTGACCATCTTTTATGGAGGTACTGTGCATGTCTATGATGACATAACCCCTGAGAag GCTCAGGCTATAATGTTGTTGGCTGGGAATGGATCTATTGCTTCTAATACAGCACATCCAAAAGCTCAAGTTCAAGCACCTAGCTCAAAATTGGCAGCTGCTGATGGTGTTACTGTGAATCAGCCCATAAACACCCACCCTTGCTCTGGTCTTTCGAGTCCCTTGTCGGTTTCTTCACATACTGGTGCCCAGTCAGGAAGTGGATCCACTGGCAATGATGAGGTGATGGCTACTAAAACCACTGGAGCTCCAACAACTCCTGTTAGCAAAGCGGTGCCTCTGCAAATGCCTAAAATGGTGGTTTCGTTTCCATCAG TTGCACCTGTTCCACAAGCACGAAAGGCATCCTTGGCTCGATTTTTGGAGAAGCGCAAGGAAAG GGTAATGAATTTAGGGCCATATAACCTCAACAAGAAATCTCCTGAATGCACTGCCCAAGAATCCAATGGTGCAAATTTCTGTGCCAGTCCTGCAGGTGCTGGTCCTCTCTTGGAATGCAAGGAGGGTATCCAAGGTGTATGA
- the LOC142628099 gene encoding protein TIFY 6B-like isoform X1 codes for MERDFMGLSSKEPLAVVKEEINNDGCQDSGAQWQFLNKVSAISHLMSFKVSQEDKNQKISPDSHRSSGFMSISTTDAFDASQKRSMAEIQKSFNHNRQGANHFSLTSYPVQHDLKMFSVGNPFFKNHFATTGQNLAGVNVKQQLPGGIPATAPHLVVPTAANITGITEPWNGFKASGSPAQLTIFYGGTVHVYDDITPEKAQAIMLLAGNGSIASNTAHPKAQVQAPSSKLAAADGVTVNQPINTHPCSGLSSPLSVSSHTGAQSGSGSTGNDEVMATKTTGAPTTPVSKAVPLQMPKMVVSFPSVAPVPQARKASLARFLEKRKERVMNLGPYNLNKKSPECTAQESNGANFCASPAGAGPLLECKEGIQGV; via the exons ATGGAGAGAGATTTTATGGGTTTGAGTTCAAAAGAACCGTTGGCTGTGGTGAAGGAAGAGATTAACAATGATGGCTGCCAAGACTCTG GAGCACAGTGGCAGTTCTTAAACAAGGTTTCTGCCATTTCTCATTTGATGTCTTTCAAGGTTTCTCAAGAAGACAAGAATCAAAAGATTTCTCCTGACTCTCACAGGTCATCTGGATTTATGTCTATCTCAACTACAGATGCTTTTGATGCTAGTCAGAAACGGTCTATGGCTGAAATCCAG AAGTCCTTCAATCACAATAGGCAAGGTGCGAATCATTTTTCCCTGACATCTTATCCTGTGCAACATGATTTGAAGATGTTTTCTGTTGGAAACCCCTTCTTCAAGAATCATTTTGCTACTACTGGGCAGAATTTGGCTGGTGTCAATGTGAAGCAACAGTTACCTGGAGGGATTCCGGCTACGGCTCCACATTTAGTTGTTCCCACTGCTGCTAACATTACTGGGATAACTGAACCAtg GAATGGTTTCAAGGCCTCTGGGTCTCCTGCTCAATTGACCATCTTTTATGGAGGTACTGTGCATGTCTATGATGACATAACCCCTGAGAag GCTCAGGCTATAATGTTGTTGGCTGGGAATGGATCTATTGCTTCTAATACAGCACATCCAAAAGCTCAAGTTCAAGCACCTAGCTCAAAATTGGCAGCTGCTGATGGTGTTACTGTGAATCAGCCCATAAACACCCACCCTTGCTCTGGTCTTTCGAGTCCCTTGTCGGTTTCTTCACATACTGGTGCCCAGTCAGGAAGTGGATCCACTGGCAATGATGAGGTGATGGCTACTAAAACCACTGGAGCTCCAACAACTCCTGTTAGCAAAGCGGTGCCTCTGCAAATGCCTAAAATGGTGGTTTCGTTTCCATCAG TTGCACCTGTTCCACAAGCACGAAAGGCATCCTTGGCTCGATTTTTGGAGAAGCGCAAGGAAAG GGTAATGAATTTAGGGCCATATAACCTCAACAAGAAATCTCCTGAATGCACTGCCCAAGAATCCAATGGTGCAAATTTCTGTGCCAGTCCTGCAGGTGCTGGTCCTCTCTTGGAATGCAAGGAGGGTATCCAAGGTGTATGA